In Equus quagga isolate Etosha38 chromosome 14, UCLA_HA_Equagga_1.0, whole genome shotgun sequence, the genomic stretch GCCTAGGCTCTGACCCCATGGAGCTGACATACCAGCCCTGGAATGCTTACGCTTGGActgtaagagagaaataaacttctatattATTTCAGCCACTATTATTTCGGATTTTATTATAACAGCTAAATCTAAATTGTAATATAACCCCcaaataatgtatatttaattACATCACATATATGTATTATTGTCATGTTATATGTAGTGTCTTCCAACACTAACAACCAATTCTCATTTTTCTAGATACCAACTGGGTGTTCGACAATTCACTTCTGACCCTAACTACCCAGGGTTAGTGTCTgactccacaggttaagggctcagtcttacaaaactgcccccacttcagacaccattCACAAGTTCCAGGTTGTCACTGGTATTTCTGTGTATTTGGAGGTTCCTAAACCCCCTCCTCAAGTTCAGTAATTCActggaatgactcacagaactcaataaaatactttacttactattaccagTTGATTACAAAGAATACATCTcaggaagagatgcatagggcaaggtgtgggATGAGAGGTGCATGGAGTTTCCATGCCTTCTCTGGGTGTGCCACCCTCCTAGCACCTCTATGTGTTTACCGGGTTGGCCACTGGTGACTGAACTCAACCTGcagctcctctctttccctcGCCCCTCTGTGGAAGAAGTGGGAGTTGGGGGAATCATGCCTTGGTCTCTCTGGCAACCAGTCCCCATTCTGAAGCTATGTAGGAGCTCTCAGCCACCAGTCATCTCAGCATACAAAAGACATTCATCAAACTCCAGAGATTCCAAGGCTTTTAGGACTGTGCCAGGAAACAAAAGAAGCTCCTAGTCAtccctatcactcaggaaattacaagagttttaggagttctgtgccaggaactggggacaaagaccaaatgtgTATTTCTTATGCCACATTATGTTaatgaaatacagaaatagaagTGAAGATGTTAAAAAGAGATAGAAGTAGAAATTCTACGTTTTTTCCCATGCCTCAGTAGATTGTTTGTTCATCTCTTGAAGTAGAGGACTCAACTTGGAGATTATTAGGGTGTTGAGTAAGAGCATGAGATTTGGAGTTAAAGTCTGTGTGacttacctgctgtgtgaccttggcacaTTACTTCACTTAGcctgtttccccagctgtaaaatgaggataatgccACCTGCCTAAGAGGACTGCTGTGAAAAATAGTGagttgatatatatttttagcaTCTTCACTGCTGTATAGTCAATAGTAGGTATTCTACAAAATGACAATCACTAATTTCAGTGGTGGTGACCATGGCCTTTCCactgcctcatttttctctttatgttaaaaatatttaaaactttgaaactTAAGGTGTTACATATCTAAATTCTTAAAGATTGACAAAAGGGGCAATATAAGCTTTGAATTGTTTTTCAGATATGGTGAAGGGTTTTTACTGACTCTTGACTAGTCCTTACATAATCTTGCCTCATCTACCTTTTCACCAAGTAGTATGAATGGGCAAGTTAGGATCTAGTCTATGGCCGTAACCAAGGTGAAGGTAGCTAATCCTCTTCGAGTCTTTTTACCACTTACAGAAAACGCCCAAAAGGTTTCGTGTTCTCAGAAACTCAGTATAAATGAAATGTTCTCAGCACACTCgtaataaaacattgaaaatatttaaaagtttggaTTAAGGTCAATCTATTCATATCATTTATTCCACAGGCATTTAACAAGTACCTCATATATGCCTAGAGGCCTTCTGGGAACTCACAGTTTAGTATAGGAAacagacatacatatataacTGTACAACAATAGCTGTTTTATAGTAGGGTACAAGTTCTGGAAGAGGTGTAGTTTTGAGGCACACAGAAACACAATCCTctcatcttttttcatttatttccatccCCTAAACAAAATCTATCTAAACTTCAAAATTACCACCAAAATGAAGTCTCCATGGAAAAGATATAGGATCTAGAAGTAATGGGAATAGGGTACCGTGCGTATGTTACTTCTATTCTTCCATTATTGGATGCAAAGCACTTCACAAGATCTTTTTTATCAATAATGGCTATGAACTGGGAGTATGCATGTTTATTTGTTGAGGTTTGAGGAGATTCAATAAGTGCCACCCCTCCTTCCCATCAGGGTTGTGAACCTAATTGAAATGAAGGCTTAAATAGTACCTTTGTTTGCTGATAAAACTGGTATTGAAGAATATGGTTTATATCTTTGGTCCAGTAAATTTCCTATCACTGAAACCCAGAATTGGACAGACTTATTCACTCTGTCCCAAGCATCACTGTACTGGCAGGCCTCACCCTGCAGGGGCTGAGCGTgatcccagaagcagaagagaatgaATGCTCTCTGTAGACAGGCTGGTCCCAAACAGGAGTGGGGAGGAAGTGGCTGGGCTACTTGGGCCttgtttctcctttcacttcACTTCACTTGGGGCAATGTGGATGAGGGGAGGAAGAGTGGTGACAATAATGTTATACTATTAGAACTTCCTTCACATGGAGGAAAGAAGTGTTCCCTCTCAgtattttagcatattttaaattgtaaCAAGCCAATAACTTACTTATTTGTGTACTGTCTATCTTCTCCATTAAGGTTGTCAGTTCTATGAGAACCATCATGTTCACCTCTGTGCACATGGGGACTAGCATTTTGTCTGGCACTTAGCGTGTATTCTTATTTATTGAGTGAACAAATGCACTGTAGAGTTTGTTACAATGGAAACTTttggttcttatttattttccaataaaaatttatctaTGATGTGGCAAGAGGATTCTGAGATAGACATGAATCAGAATGTAACAGGATAATATTAAAAtagagttttgttttgaaaacaactCAGCAGTTAGATCTTTGAAGAAAATTTAGTTGGAAAGCCTCCTGATTCTCACTCACTGGACCATGTGGGCCAGTCTTTTGACTGCTCTATACTTCAGATTCCCTCTTTATAACTAAATAAATCACAGGGTTATTTTGAATAACTAATGGATTATCAAACTTTTAAAGCTATTGCCAAGGCATTATgaaatcttttgaaatgtttagCACTTTCTGGCCTTGGCTTCTTGATCTGGATAAaactgaaagtctgagatcaaaatattttgtatttttcttgaaattacgGCTAGACTATTAATAGATACTattatataagaaagaaatatagtagacccaataacaagaaaacaaaagtatgaATTTCCTGATAGTTTTCTTGAGAGTAGAGGTTATATTAATAGACATCTGTGAAATTTAAGTAAATCATAAAAAAGCTTTATGTAATAAATTTAAGATGGGTTCCTAAGAAGCAGGGATAAACTGGTTTTTGTgaatcaaaaaatttaaaaatatatgtaataatcaGAGCTCAAGATTTAGCAACTCTACAGATTTCATACTAAGTGTTGTACACTTGCACTAGGGCACACATTTTTAAGAATCTGTTCATTACAAAAAATTATCAATCTCCAGCTATATGTTAAGTCACTTTTAAAATCCAGATGGCtttgttataatattttattttctatgaaaagGTAATTGCGCAGTAGTTATCAGGAAAGATAAATACATTAACAAGTCTGTAGGCTTTGAAatagttttcaaatttgttgCAGATACAAAAGAAATCATATATGATTTACACAGTTGTTCAAGCAAACACAAGAAACTTTGGTTCGGCTTCTATGAACTATCAAAAGGATAAAGACAAAAGGCCCTTCTATCTCAAATTAATCAGGGTTTGAATGGCAGcttttcaacataataaaaacacatacaaaaaacaaagacaaaatacacCCTTGCTAttctaaaacatttctttttagtccaTGTGTCCTTTGAATAATTTTGTTGTATTAAGTTTCTGCTGCAACTTTCAATGTTCAAAGTAAATCTGTCCTGGCGTAGTGTTCTAAGAAGTCAACAGCAGCAGCAGGCTGAGCACGATATAGTAGTTTCACTTTCACTGCTTTTTCCAGAGTCTATAAAATCCCAGTGCTATTGCCAGGCAAGTAAACACTGAGGCTGTGAAAAGAAGAGAGCATGTCACAGGTTATGCATTTGTGATTGTTTTACAGAGATGAACAGAattatgtcatcttcaatttaaatgaagaacaaaaaacaaaggaaatctaCCAATTTTCTCTTAGGTTTTTCATTCCCTAGAAAATTAAGCTAAAGAAGGCAggattaataccaattcttcttaAAAGCTTCCTATATTTTAAACCAGAATAAGGatgacaataattttaaaatgtagattataTGTCAGAATCTATAAACtgtttaaagtcatttttataacaataactactttaaataatTATGAAGTCTAATTTCAGATCTTGTAAGTGAAAAACTATCTTTCTTacctatattaaaaatatataaaattttaattgccttttcaatatatttaaaaataatttctctcataactattaaaaatttataaataaaaatgaaattttaatgaaaatctgtaaaaaccagaaaaggcagaaaaagcatcAGGCTTTTTTAACAGTTAATATACCACCTGCTCTTTGTTACATCATTCTGGACAGAAAACCTTCTGTTCTCCAGAAGCTGAATCTAGGTGAAACTTTTAGGGACTTCCTAGTTTCTAGTTTGTTTAAATAACCatgacttttaaaatacagaatctgaGATGAAGGGCAAACTTCTATGACTAAAGACACAAGAAATAGCCTTTCATAGTAAAGCTATCCtaattttaatgtataaatttaattataCATTATCCCATTTGATCCCATTAATTACTGAAACTTGGCTAATGACAAGatcatttccttaattttaagaAATGGGATTAGGTCTTTCTAAGACACACAGGGAAGCTGGACATTTGAGGAGAAAGAATAACACTTCAAGAGTTTCTTGCCATGTTGCCACTGGTCAATTACACATTCTCCCATTTGATCCTGCTACTGTTTTCCATGTTCCAGGCAGTGTGCTGAGCAATTACATACATTACCTTATTTAACTATAATTAAAACCCTATGAGGTTAGTGATATTATTTCCATTGTATAGACAAGGCAATAAACCCAAAGTTACACTGCTAGCAAGTGGTAGAACCAGGACTCAACACTATGTGGACCTGACTccaaacttgtttttaaaaaacccattcTGTTATCCTTATTTATCCCTTGTCACCTGAAGGACTCAATCTAATTTGTCATTGTTTGAGCCATATAGTGCTACCTACATGGTTACATTCTTTGCTAACCCAAATACTTGATAAATTAAGTCAGACTAACAAATGAACGCTTATTTATTGTGAGGAAGGAggtatttgatttctttattagAATACACCACACAATGGTTACTGCATTTAAATGTCTCTCTCATTTCTGCTGTCAACTGTTACTTCTCATTGCTGTCATTGTACTATCCCAAATTGATTtcaaatttgtttatcttctatggCCTGTCTAGGATGCATCCTACATGTACATAAAATGCTCATGTGAGCATGTGCCTGGTACATCTTAAGTATTCTGTAAGTGGTTTATTATTACTCATCTGCCCAGAATAGAATCTGCCACATTTACCTTAGAAATTAAATGGAAACTGCCATTATCTTATAGTTCTTGCCTCCTTGGCAACAGTCATTTGGGTTAAAATGGTGGTGTTTGACCCAAGAAGGGCCATTCAAGACTCCTTCCCTGCGATTTTCTGAATTGCAACTAAGGAAAGGGGTGAAACTGGAATGATATGAGTCTGGGAGCTACTGGTGGCCATGTGTCCAACCCATGGAGGAAGCTGGTATAAGAAAATGAGGCAGATATTCAGAGGCAGGATATGCAGTAAATTCTGATTCCAGTTATCCCTGGGGTCAAGCTCTATCTCTGTCCTTTCATAATTCAGTAAGTaagccaataaattcccttttacGCCTAAGCTAGTTCAAGTTGGATGTATGATACCTGAAACAGAGCCTTGACTGATACATGCTGggaaaccaaataaaaatgattaagatttACAATTTTATAAGGATTTCTTCTCTAAGGGAAATGCAAGGTCTTTAATGCTGGGgctttattactattttttccactttttttcctgtgcttatgACTCAATTCAATATGCGAATCTCTTACTGGGGACATCTCAGGTATTCTAGGACCCAGTGGATCCACTCATGACATTTAACTTGCCCTCTACTGAGTGTGGGATTCGGATTTCCTAACAGGCTTACCAGTAATAGCAGCAGTAAGCATATGTTTGGAGAAGgataaggaaggagaaagaaaatgccttCAGAACTGTTGGTTGCAAACGCTcagtaaaaaaaggaaaggaagataacTTAAGAAAGGTATTTTTCTAAACAATGACTTGCTGATTTCTTTTGCCACTGCCGTTAAGTCTATTAGAGTGAGTTAGCCTTGTATATATCCACTTCTGAATGTCAGCTTTCTGGAGACCATCACCATCTTCAAACTGAGGGTAAAAAGGATTGTCTTTTTAACTAAGATATTGATTCTTTAGGTAAATACTCTTAGAGGAAGCTGAGTGGAATCTGAAGCTCTTCCCAACCTGGGTTGCTTTGAGATCTATTTTGAAAGTGAGAACAAATTGGGCTGTTTCAAAATTTCCCCTGAGCATTACTGTTGAACTGAAGATCTCCAGTTCCAGAGACTTTGCTAGAATAGGGGTTTTCAAAACTTCTTTTAGCCTTAGAACCCTTTCTTCAAGTGAATCTTTAGCAAAagtgcaatattttaaaaagacagatgctGAGCCATTCAAGttgaagagaggaagggggtATGCATCAGCTGAGGGCTGGGAATTCCATCTTCATTCCAACTGCCATCTCAACATAATTAGTGGCTGCCCAGGAAACCACCGATGGTATAAATCAGCACTTTTATTTTGGACAATTTGAtgatacaaaaatttttaaatgtgtgtatcTTTTTGACCCAAAAGTTTAGATGTACATAgcaatttattttacagaaatactaccacaaaggcacaaagatatgtgtatgtgtatgtttactcaaacacaaacatatatatggCTATTTTGTGCAGCaatgtttttaataatgaaaaattgggaGCAGAATATCTGTTAATAGAGGTTTGGATAAATTATGGGATTTTCATAGAATAGAATACTATGCTTTCTAGTAAAAAGATGTCTATATATGTAttgatatggaaagatattcaagacatttggttaaattttaaaaagctgtagtCTGTATAGTATGatctagttattattttaaaaatctataatgtTTATATACAGAAGAAAAAGCCTAGAAAGATATATACTACTAATAGTAAATGCCTATGGGTATGGAATGGAAGGTTATCACTTTTACTATATTGCTTTTGAATTATATGAAcaatttataatgaaaacttattactttttataaaaagaaagaaaaaagaaaagtactacTGGACTAGGGCATTCTTCTAACTCTCTGAGGCCCTGGAATTGGTCAGGTCACATGGTACTTGAGGAGCTCAGTATGTGACAAATAATCTAATTTTGGGGAAGCATCTGTGCTCAATCAATTGTATTCAAGGTAGGAGgtaaatttttctcctttgcttgaTATGATTTATAATGACCTATATCTATTTTACTTATCTTTCTCTCTAAGTCCACTGAAGTCCTTATGGAAAAGcagagcaataaaaataaaatgttcatttttttcattgtgcAATACCCAGTTTATCTTTGCATCATTTTGTActtgtgtttaaatattttgttggtATCCATATGCTTTTCCTATTAGTAAGTTGCAGAGTTGCCTATTAAACTTATATCCTAAATGTATTCAGCTTACATTCTTCAAGCACTGCAGGGGACTAAGCAATAAAGGAAGCCTGTTCTAGctcctctgtcttttcttctgtgcTGGCCATGGTTACCTTGGGAGGTAGGAGCTAACAGGTCTGAAAATCAAATGACAAGAATTCCTTTTCTGACAAACCCAGCCTTACCTGCCAGATAACGAATTGTCTCAAGCTTGTTAGACTCCATCAGCGTTTTTAAAGAAGCAATTTCACTATCAATTTTATTACTGGTCTCTGAAATAATACTGTTGGTTTTGGTATCCTGTAgtaaataagaatatataagacaattaaattttgtttctatgtgttacggacaaaaatatttacattggaAATCCTCACTTACGGGCTTATtgtttattacttttgttttaattaggGAAACATAGTAAAAGCCCAGTGATATAAAAAAGTAACATTACATGAACAtcacaaactgagaaaaaatatttcttctactctGATATTTGGAGACCATTTCTTAGGATTATCACATTCTGGGCACTGTCTACTAAGGCCTCATAATAAGATATTTGAGACCTAAATATCTAAGAGGATAaaccaagaagaaaacattttagtcACAGAACTATCACTTCATGTGTATAAAGTCCttagttaaattttaaatatattttgccaAAGAAAAAACCCAACCAGGTTTATAATATGAATTGGCACCAATATTAAAGGAAATGGCAGAAATGCTTGTTGGGTAACACTGAATGCTATGTATATAGGGGCTAAGaggtaagaagagagagaagatggtaCTTAGAGCTCAGAAATTCGCTGTGAGAGAATTTGTTGATTTCCTTACTTATCTCCTTTATCTGGCCAAGAAGTAAGAGAATACGATGCTTGGAAGGATAAATGGGACCTTCCCTTCTATTAAGttataagaaagaaagagtaatGTCTCTTCTGTTAGAATGTAGACCAAGTGgcttttacttttaagaaaagGACTAGGCTGAGTCATAAAGCTGCGTTTTACTCAAGCCATAGAGATTAGTGATTACAATTTAGTATTACTGAGAAGGTAAATAGTAGTTATGAGTATGGGGTTTAGAATCCGGGTTCatatcctggctctaccacttattagctgtgtgaccttaacctccctgtgcctcattttccaaattggtaaaatgggaataagagtgcctacctcacagaggctgatatgaggattaaataaattaatagacagcagtaaagaaagtaaaacaggaTCTGACATatagtaaggactcaataaatatttactattattaaaaaaattttaagataatgaTTTAATTGCACCTAAGTACTCAAATACTAATTGTGAATCCTATCTTTTACAAAGTGGTTCTCttctatgtaaaaataatttagttaaaaataataagcatgtTACCTGGAAAGCTTGATTCTGACTCAGAGGTCACAGCTCAGGTACTACCATCCACCTGGTGGCAACTTCCCCCAAAGTGCTGGTTAACTATCATAGCTATCAGGTAATCATGGATTCCAGAGGGCTAGCTTTTTAAAgtccaaacttttaaaatgatacaCAAGTTACACAAGGCTCTCTTAGAGCtgtacaaaagagaaatttttacaTACTAGCTTACTTTTTTGGTAAATTCTGTGGTTGCTTCCATAAGTTTCTTTTCTTGATCTGTAAACTAAAGGATATGATGTAtcaggaggttaaaaaaaaaaagactaaaaggaattaaaaaggaataaataactAATAGAGTATATTTAAAAGCACATTACCATATCTGTTACTCTGCTCCTTTCTAGGTTGATGTCCAGTTTATTATCTGCTCTGATTCGACTTGtttcattctttaaagaaaacaaatattaaaatgatcttgtaatgaatatttgttctgaaattaataaaatattttgaagtgggAAAAAAAGTTTCACTTACTATCAGTTGTTGCTTAACTTGTTCtaattcaattttcattttctaggtATAAGAAAGATCACATGCAATTAACATTAAACCAAAAGCCCATATTATGATTTATTCAAAAAATGTGAAACTGGATTAGCAAAAGTTGGACAATCTATGGATTTCTAAtacagaatttaattaaaaataaaaacaaaaaaagaactgcaGTTCATATTCAGAAAATTCTTAAGAACAAAACATTAGAAaacatttaagtttttttctatttattttttttttaaagattttattttttgtttttctcccaaagccccccggtacacagttgtgtatctttagttatgggtcctcctagttgtggcatgtgggatgcctcctcagcgtggcccgatgagtggtgccatgtctgcgcccaggactcaaactagcgaaaccctgggtcgccgcagcagagtgtgcgaacttaaccactcggccacggggccggctccatgtTTTAgtattctacttttaaaaattgatattctaaatttaaaaatatctaagcTAGTGGATAACAAAGTTCCAAGTGAATCACAGAAACATGTTTTTCTAAGTGACAAAAATTAGTACAGAatcaaataaaatggaaaatgccaTATTACTTTCAGCTGAGAACATTATACTGAGTTATActagaaattttatataataaacacagctcaaagatttttccttttatgtgacTTTTATATGTATAAGATAGACCTCTTATTCTTTAGTATGCAAGAAACTATGgtttatacatagaaaaattGGATATGGTTAAACATa encodes the following:
- the CCDC90B gene encoding coiled-coil domain-containing protein 90B, mitochondrial isoform X3; this translates as MRRVDITPLEQRKLTFDTHALVQDLETHGFNKAQAETIVSLLTTLSNVSLDTIYKEMVTQAQQEITVQQLMAHLDSIRKDMVILEKSEFANLRAENEKMKIELEQVKQQLINETSRIRADNKLDINLERSRVTDMFTDQEKKLMEATTEFTKKDTKTNSIISETSNKIDSEIASLKTLMESNKLETIRYLAASVFTCLAIALGFYRLWKKQ